A single region of the Mustela lutreola isolate mMusLut2 chromosome 2, mMusLut2.pri, whole genome shotgun sequence genome encodes:
- the LOC131823288 gene encoding small integral membrane protein 24-like, whose protein sequence is MDRFRVTAGPVSLLAALVLQPVQAQPCFAQRKPWLVGLGAMLAALFLLFILTVVYAIWCSQSRDSKKEKEEGTAREEGKEAEGNLGLELEEKGGPPNRERVESSSE, encoded by the exons ATGGACAGATTCCGGGTGACCGCTGGCCCAGTCTCCCTTCTGGCGGCTCTGGTCCTGCAGCCGGTTCAGGCCCAACCCTGCT TTGCCCAGAGGAAGCCGTggctggtggggctgggggccatGCTGGccgccctcttcctcctcttcatcctcACAGTGGTCTACGCCATCTGGTGCAGCCAGTCCCGTGACAG caagaaagagaaggaagaggggactgcgagagaagaggggaaagaaGCCGAGGGCAAcctggggctggagctggaggAGAAAGGGGGGCCTCCAAACCGCGAGAGAGTGGAGAGCTCCTCGGAATGA